A segment of the Candidatus Protochlamydia naegleriophila genome:
GCGATCGGAGCCAAATCGGCTGCAATTCGGTCACGAATCCGGGTACTCTCATTGGGCAAGAGGTGAGATGCTATCCTTGCCTCAATATTGGCGGCTGGATTCCCACCCGCTCTTTAATCAAACCAAGCCATGAAGTAAAAATCAGCTCTTATTAGACTTCCATCAAGGCTGATTTTGAAGATGCCCATTAATCGTAAATTGAAGCACTTTTAAAGACATTTGCTATTCAATCTTCTATCGCTTACAATTAACCTCACCAAATGTCCATTTGGCATGGTTATTCACAACTGTAATGAATCTCCACACCCCTTGTTTTTGATCAGAAAATTGGTTTATCCAATTGAAAATTAATGTTTTAGGTGTTGGTCTACCAGGGGCTATCCGTAATTGGTGAACAATTTGTCCACATTTCAACGTTCGGGCTTTTATGCAAATAACTAGACCTTCCTTTTCCTCCATTTTAGAGCCCTATAAACGGCAAATCGAGGAATTAATTCAAGCGAACATCGCTACTCTAGGTAGCAAAACATTGCTCAGAGATGCCTGCGAATATGCCTTATTGAATGGAGGAAAGCGATTTCGGCCAGCTTTGGTTTTGATGATTGCCAAAGCGTTGAATTTTCAGGTCGATGTGTCGCAAGCGGCTTTAGGTGTTGAATACTTTCACACAGCTTCTTTGATTGCCGATGACTTGCCTTGCATGGACAATGATGATGAAAGGCGCAATAAGCCGGCATTGCATAAGGTTTATGGTGAGTCTGTGGCTCTTTTGGCTACTTATGCCTTGATTGCGGCTGGCTATCAGTGTTTGGCCCGCAATGCCGCTTCATTGGCAGGCAGTGCCCATCCTTTTGCCAATCAAAGCGATCGTCTCTGCGTGCTGGCTTTAGAGAACGCGACCCATAATACCGGCATTTTGGGAGCGACGGGGGGGCAGTTTTTAGATCTCACTCCGCCAGACCTTTCTTTGTCAACTCTCAGAGAAGTGATCGACAAAAAGACCGTGACTCTATTCGAGATTTCTTTCGTTTTTGGATGGATTTTTGGTGGGGGCGACTTGGAGCAGCTTCCCCTGGTCAAAAAGAGCGCTGCCCATTTTGGCATGGCTTTTCAGGTTGCCGACGATTTAGGAGACATGGCACAAGATCTCTCGCATGAACATACGATGAATTTTGCCAATGTCTATGGCAAAGATTCTGCCGTCGCCCTTTTCCATGAAGAGATTGAACAGTTCAAGCAAACTTTGCAGGAACTCAGCCTCTCATCAGAAGAATTGCAAGCCTTGAGCGCGCTTCTCATTGAGCAAGTGAACCACCTTGCCTGAATAGGCTGTTTTTGCGGTTTTAAGGCCTTTGGGGCCAAAAAAAGGCCCTCCCTGCACTTTTTTACCTAATGAACGGTTTTATGTGTAGGGAGGGCCTTTTTGTGAGTAGCAAGAGGTTAGTCGTCTAGTGCTTCTTCCATATCTTCAGATGCCGCTGCCGCCGCTGCTGCTGCAGCTGCCGCTTTAGACAGCATTGGCTTAGAGCGATTTTCTTTGTACTGTTGGTAAATCAAGCCTTCAATTTCTTCTAAGAGCTTGGGATTGTTTTTAAATTCTTCCCTGACGGCTTCCCTTCCTTGGCCCAAACGCTGTCCTTTATAGCTGAACCATGCTCCTTTTTTATCGACGATATTGAATTCTGTCGCCATGTCGATAGCCGAGCCTGTACGAGAAATTCCTTCGTTGAAGAGAATGTCAAATTCTGCGATTTGGAAAGGAGGCGCCATTTTGTTTTTGCTCACCTTAACTTTGACGCGGTTGCCGATTTCTGAGTTGTCTGGTCCTTTAATGCCTCCTGTGCGCCGGATGTCTAAGCGAACCGAAGAGTAAAACTTCAGGGCGCGTCCACCAGTCGTCGTTTCCGGATTGCCATAGACGATTCCAATTTTATCGCGGATCTGGTTGATGAAAATGGCGCAGGTATTGCTTTTAGCAAGAGCAGCAGTCAATTTACGCAGTGCTTGCGACATCATGCGAGCCTGGAGCCCCATGAATTGATCGCCGATTTCCCCTTCCAATTCTGACTTGGGAACCAAAGCTGCCACAGAGTCGATGACAATGACATCTACCGCGTTTGAGCGGGCGAGCATTTCGGCAATATTAAGCGCCTCCTCCCCGCTGTCGGGTTGAGAAATCATCAAGTCATCCAAATTGATTCCAATTTTAGCCGCATAGCTGGGGTCAAGAGCGTGTTCCGCGTCGATATAGGCTGCTAGGCCGCCATTTTTTTGGGCGTTGGCAACGATGTGCAAAGCCAAAGTAGACTTTCCAGATGATTCTGGGCCATAAATTTCAACTACTCGTCCACGTGGAACACCGCCAATTCCTAAGGCGATATCTAAGGCGAGGGCTCCTGTCTTGATCACGCTCATCTCTTTTTCCAAAGAGTGTTTGCCGAAAGACATGATGGCGCCATCACCAAATTGTTTTTTAATTTGAGTCACTGCTAGACTTAACGCTTTTTTGCGTTCTGTGTCAGGTGCCGGTTGAGACATATGAACTCCTTTGAGTTTGAATAATTTTATACAATAGCTGAAGAGAAAGACTTGCCGTCAGTCCACAAGAGAATAGGCATACGCATTTGTGTTGGCATCTGAGGGCGAATGGGATAATTAAAAAGAGCCTTAATCATAACTGTTTTAGGATTAAGATGCCAGAGAAGAAAGTTGTTAAAAAGCTTTTTAATTTTAAATCCCTCTTTTTCCTGTCTCCTATGTAATAAATTTTTTTTCAGGCTCGCTAAATATGATCCTGACCTGGCATTTATACATTCGCAACATAGGAATGTCATAATCAAATCTGCATACCTTAAACTTTTTGTGTGAGAGTGATTATGGGTCGTGTTTCACGTTTAGTAGAGAAATATGAATTACTGGCACAACAACAAATCTCTCCCAGTGTTGTGAGTCAGCCTTCGCAATCTTGTCCGGAGTTTCGAGCCAAGGTAGATGTTAAGGTTCAAAACGCATCTACAAATAGCTCCTTGCTTTCGCTTTCTCAAGAAGATGAACATATTTGTACTGGATTGAAGGACAAAAGGGGTTCTCGAATTGATGTCATTAAATCTAAGCCTGATTTGAGAGAGCCTGCTAATGAAAGACATTCTGTTTTAAAGGGGGATGGAAAAAGCACTTCTTTAAAAGCTGTGGGACAGTCTAAAACGGCCTTAGCCGTTAATAAGGCCTCTCATTATTTTTTGCTTTTGAATGAGGCTGACGAGCATCATTTGGCTCAGCTTCTTAAGCCTGTTGATTCTACGATTTTCTTGGGAAAAAAGCCGGGCAATTTATCTGGTTTGCTAAAAACTAAGGAGGGGGCGCTTTGTTTTAAAAACATGCTCGAGGTGGCAGAAGAGGCTATGAAGCTTGATAAGTTGGCTGCTTTGGCACTTTTGCAGCGCATGAAGAGCAATGAGTGGGCAAAAAGTGTGATGCGCTTTCATAGCACTTTAAAGTCTCATCATCAAGCCCTTTATCATCAGATTGTCGATCAAGTGGTTAAAGATTCGGGACATCTTTTTGCCGAGGCCATGCATCGGATTGATCGGCAGGAGCTATTCAATCGCATTCAAAGCGGGGATAAAATCGAGCATTTATCGCAAGTTTGCCCCCATTTAATTCAATTGGCTAGCTTATGGGATCAAATCAAATTCACAATTATCGATGAAGTTCTGAAAGAAGAAGAGGTAAAGCAGCGCACAGCAATCATCGAACTCTTCATTCGGGTTGCTTATCAAGCCATGGAAAAGTATGATTTCTCAACCGCAGCAGCGGTCTGGGATGGGTTGCAAAGCGAATCGATTCGGGAAAATCGGCTAGTAATGAGTTGGGATGGATTGTCGAAAGAATCTACAAAAATGCATCACATGCTTACGGAAAAGCTAGGTAAAATGTGCTCTGCTATCAACGAAAAAGATATGAAGAGAATGGCTGAATTACCTGCCAAAATCCACAGCATTCCACTGCTTAATCCTTATTTAGCAACGCTTGTGATGGCAAAAGAGCGGCAAAAGGCCTTATCTCAGCAAATCTTGGAAGAAGAGAAATTGCTTCAAGAAGATGTATCTTTCTTTAATAAATGTAAGTCGCTCAAACGGGAAGAGGGGATCAAAGACAAGATCGAAGAATTAGCTAAGGAGCTTAAGGCGCTGAATCGTGAAAAAAATAAAAAGGTCTGTAGCCTGGATTTGATTAACAAAATAGAAAACGTCGCCTCGCGTTTGAAACTGGCTCAGACTGTCCACAAGGCGGTTATTTTACCAAGCGATAAAGATGTGTTCTCCCGTTCCATCCATTTAGAGCATATACATGCTTTGGAAAAAGGAATAGAAAAATATGATCGTCAGATGAGCCTCGTCATTGAGATGATTTTAAAGCTAGCCGATCAGATGAGACACTATTTAAGGCATGTTTCCCACTATGGTACTGACCTTTGGATCAATCGGCGGCACTTGAGCTTTGAGCAACGGAAAAAAGCTGAAGAACAGGCCTATCAACGCTCTTTAAAATTGGAGCCTCTAGCGGGTATTCGGGACGAGTAAAAAACAGGGGATAATAGGCCTTGACTGCGAGCCAGTCTGCCCTTACAAATAGCTATGCTGGTTTTGTTGGATTGCTGCGGTTGAGGCGTTTAAACCAAGCAAAGAGTTGTTAGTGAGCGATCATGGGCTTCAGATGGAAGCGAATAAAAAACTTGTTCGTGAAAACCAATTCCCCATGCCACTAAAGAGGGGAATTGGTTCAACAACCTGTCATAAACCCCCTTTCCATATCCCAGGCGATGTTTTGTCTCAGGATCAAATCCCAAGCCTGGAATCAGAGCAAGGGTGACAAGGGATGGGTCGATTAGCTTGGCATTCTGCTTGCTCGGCTCTCGAATTCCCAAGGAATTTGGCTCTAGGCCATGTAAATCTTCAACTAAAAAGAGTTGCAGCTTTTCCCCTTTCATTTTGGGTAAGACGAGCCTGCCTTCTTGTGCCAGACAGCCATTTAAGGGGTCTAAAGAGAGCTCGCTTCCAAAGCTTGCGTAGGAGAGGATGAATCTAAAGCCTTTGCAGCGATTCCAAAGGGTTTGATTGGCAAACGAAGTGGCGGCTTGGCGGCGGGCTGATGAAATTGAGCGCCGCATGGCTTTGAGATGAAGGCGGCAGCTTTGCTTAGCCAAGGCTGCCGTAGAGGTAGTGGAATTAAAAATCTGGCTTTCCATTGACATAGGGAATTTTTTGAACAAAATGGCCATCCGCGTCAAAAATGGTAACGATCCCTTTGCCGGCAATGACTTGTGTACTAGGTGTTTTTTCACCTTTGCGGAAATAGTCACCCCTGACTAGCTTATCATTGTCGTATTCTTCGATCATCATGAGATTGCCATCGCGGTACCAGGCTGTGGATACGCCATGTTTGGTGTTATTTGCCATCTCTTTTTGACTCTCTTGCGTTCCATTTGGGTACCAGGTGCGAACATGCCCTTGAATCTTTCCTTCATACCAATAAAAAGCGAGTTTGGGCTGAAGCGGGATTTGAGCCGATATCCGCTCGTAGTAGTCGATTTCTTCGCCATGCTTGATTTGATTTTTGACGTGATAGATGCGCTTGAGGCTCCCTTCGCGGTCGAAGACTTTTACCTCTCCTTCTAAAATGCCATCCTGATACTCTTGAAGTTCTCTAATGCATTCTTTGCCGAAAGTGGCGCGCACCCCAGTGCCTTGCTTGACTTCTGCTATAAGCGTTCCCTGGCAGTCAAAGTATTGGCCATTTTCCAGTCTCCCCTTGCAATAATCCTCTTGGCTGGCCAAATGCTGGGCATCCCAGTAGCGGAAGGCTGGGCCCTGCTTTTGCCCTTGGACATAGGTGATTTGTTGGAGAATTTCGCCATTGTCTTTATAGATGTCAACGACGCCATTGATTTGATTTTTGCTGTAGGGAACTCTCTTCCAGACTTGGCCACATGTGTGATAATAGATGGCTGTGTCTTCCAAAGAGCCCTGGTTGTAAAAGATTTCAGCCAAGAGGCGTTCATCTTCATCCCATGCATAGCTTGGGCCGTCGAAAAGCCAAGAGCGCTCGGCTGCTGGCGTAACGTCTGGCGATCCGCCGATAACACGAGTGGAAAGGCTCATGCTGCCATTTTCATGCCATTCGTAGTAGTAGCCAAAGGCTCTGCCATTTAAAATCTGCAAGAACTGCTTTGGATTGCCGTTGCTGTGGTAGGTCGTCACGACAGAGCGCACATTTCCCTTTGAATCTCTGGCGTAGATGCGCAATACCTTCTGATAGGGCTGAGATGTCAAGAAGTCGACTTGTTGATATTGATTAAGCCTGTCTTTGTTGCTGATCGTCTCGGCAAATCCATTACGGTCGATGATATGAATACTCGTCAGTGGAAGGAGACGCTTTCTGCAGCCTGAACGCTTAGCTCCTGTAAAAGTCAGGAGAAGCAACCCTAAGAGCATCCAAAGGGCAGCTTGTTTAAAGAACTTTAGTTGTCTCATAAAAATTCCCGTTTCAGCAATTTGAGGTTAAGAACAAACACTTCATTCTTTTCATTCACCTTCTTTTTATCAAGCTTGAATTCGGTGATGATTAGTTGAGGGCGATTTGGACCGGGTGCAAAGGAACCTATCTGAATCCCCTCGATCCGGGCTAAAATTTTTTGAAGGTCGGTGGAACTTACTTCGACTGGATGAACGAGCGTTTCAATCGTTTCTTGAAATAAAGGAAAGGCTTGTACGACCCCTTCCGAAAAAACCAGGCTATTGCCTTGGCTGGTCAATAATTCCAGCCGTTTTTTAATCTTTTCGTCGTTGGAAAAATTTTTGTCGGCCGCGATTTTTTGCAGCGTTTCGATCTCAGGTTCTAAAAACACCAAAGTTTCTAAATACTTATCGATATAGAAGTGGTCTGCATCGCGAAAGTGCTGTCTGACGGCCAAATTAAGCGCCTGTTTTTTTTCTTTGACGAAGGCTTGATGCTGCAGGCTCTCCAGCATTCCATTCAGCTCTTCTAATTGCCCTCTTTGCGAGAAGAATAAGAAGACAACGAATAAAAAAGGAAGCAAGCCAATGACCATTAAATAAGCAACGGCCCGATTGAGTGGAATCGTTTTTAACATAAGTTACTGACTAGGATAAGAGGTTTTATCTTTTAAGTAGAAAGAGGTCTTGTAGCGTCCCCGATTTGAACTCCACTTGACTTCCCCTTTGGGGTCGACCCAATCATTGGACGCAATCAAGGCGTCATGAAATTCGCGAGCCCATTTGGGCGTTGGGCTACTAAATTCCAGCTCAACTTTGACCTGATATTTGTCCTGTTTTTTCCCCTGCATGGGTCTCTTTAAAATAACGTAGCTCAAATTTTCGATCTGCAGGCGCGTTTGACGCTCTCCCTTGTCGTCGACATAAGACACTGTGGGGTGCATGCTGAGCCACGCTAAAACATCGCTTACGCGGGGGATGTTGGCGAAAAGTGGAAATGAGTCGGGTGTCGCCTTTAAATCTTTTTGAATAAAGGCGAGCCGTTCCATCAGATCTTCGCTGTCAAGATCGACCACTTCGACCACTTCCCCTTGAAATTTTGCACGGGCAGTTGGTGTCTTGGCCAAGAAAGCCGTCTCAAACTGCTCATATGATTTGTTCATTCCCTCTAGAGTATTCACGTACGTTTGCTTCAGCTCATCTTCTCGGTATTGCAGGTAGGATTGGCCGAAGGAATAAAAAACGAAGCTTAGAGCTATCATCAGAGCAAAGTAGAGGGCCATTGGCACTTTCAGTCTTCTCCAGGAGTGAGGATAAGCCATCACGCCTTGGCGAAAGTCAATCGCTGGTGTCGTCTTTGGTAAACCGCATATGGCGAGTCCAATCGGAAGGGCATAAATCAGTTTGTCTTGATCTGAAAAAGAGTCATCCTTTTTCTCTAAGGTTAAAAGCGGAAGCTGCAGATGCTGGGCTATGGCTTGAGTGAGCTCGGGCCATTTGGCTATCTCGCCAGTAATGATCAAGCC
Coding sequences within it:
- a CDS encoding toxin-antitoxin system YwqK family antitoxin, coding for MRQLKFFKQAALWMLLGLLLLTFTGAKRSGCRKRLLPLTSIHIIDRNGFAETISNKDRLNQYQQVDFLTSQPYQKVLRIYARDSKGNVRSVVTTYHSNGNPKQFLQILNGRAFGYYYEWHENGSMSLSTRVIGGSPDVTPAAERSWLFDGPSYAWDEDERLLAEIFYNQGSLEDTAIYYHTCGQVWKRVPYSKNQINGVVDIYKDNGEILQQITYVQGQKQGPAFRYWDAQHLASQEDYCKGRLENGQYFDCQGTLIAEVKQGTGVRATFGKECIRELQEYQDGILEGEVKVFDREGSLKRIYHVKNQIKHGEEIDYYERISAQIPLQPKLAFYWYEGKIQGHVRTWYPNGTQESQKEMANNTKHGVSTAWYRDGNLMMIEEYDNDKLVRGDYFRKGEKTPSTQVIAGKGIVTIFDADGHFVQKIPYVNGKPDF
- a CDS encoding 5-formyltetrahydrofolate cyclo-ligase — protein: MSMESQIFNSTTSTAALAKQSCRLHLKAMRRSISSARRQAATSFANQTLWNRCKGFRFILSYASFGSELSLDPLNGCLAQEGRLVLPKMKGEKLQLFLVEDLHGLEPNSLGIREPSKQNAKLIDPSLVTLALIPGLGFDPETKHRLGYGKGVYDRLLNQFPSLVAWGIGFHEQVFYSLPSEAHDRSLTTLCLV
- the recA gene encoding recombinase RecA; the protein is MSQPAPDTERKKALSLAVTQIKKQFGDGAIMSFGKHSLEKEMSVIKTGALALDIALGIGGVPRGRVVEIYGPESSGKSTLALHIVANAQKNGGLAAYIDAEHALDPSYAAKIGINLDDLMISQPDSGEEALNIAEMLARSNAVDVIVIDSVAALVPKSELEGEIGDQFMGLQARMMSQALRKLTAALAKSNTCAIFINQIRDKIGIVYGNPETTTGGRALKFYSSVRLDIRRTGGIKGPDNSEIGNRVKVKVSKNKMAPPFQIAEFDILFNEGISRTGSAIDMATEFNIVDKKGAWFSYKGQRLGQGREAVREEFKNNPKLLEEIEGLIYQQYKENRSKPMLSKAAAAAAAAAAASEDMEEALDD
- a CDS encoding RasGEF domain-containing protein; translation: MGRVSRLVEKYELLAQQQISPSVVSQPSQSCPEFRAKVDVKVQNASTNSSLLSLSQEDEHICTGLKDKRGSRIDVIKSKPDLREPANERHSVLKGDGKSTSLKAVGQSKTALAVNKASHYFLLLNEADEHHLAQLLKPVDSTIFLGKKPGNLSGLLKTKEGALCFKNMLEVAEEAMKLDKLAALALLQRMKSNEWAKSVMRFHSTLKSHHQALYHQIVDQVVKDSGHLFAEAMHRIDRQELFNRIQSGDKIEHLSQVCPHLIQLASLWDQIKFTIIDEVLKEEEVKQRTAIIELFIRVAYQAMEKYDFSTAAAVWDGLQSESIRENRLVMSWDGLSKESTKMHHMLTEKLGKMCSAINEKDMKRMAELPAKIHSIPLLNPYLATLVMAKERQKALSQQILEEEKLLQEDVSFFNKCKSLKREEGIKDKIEELAKELKALNREKNKKVCSLDLINKIENVASRLKLAQTVHKAVILPSDKDVFSRSIHLEHIHALEKGIEKYDRQMSLVIEMILKLADQMRHYLRHVSHYGTDLWINRRHLSFEQRKKAEEQAYQRSLKLEPLAGIRDE
- a CDS encoding polyprenyl synthetase family protein, which translates into the protein MQITRPSFSSILEPYKRQIEELIQANIATLGSKTLLRDACEYALLNGGKRFRPALVLMIAKALNFQVDVSQAALGVEYFHTASLIADDLPCMDNDDERRNKPALHKVYGESVALLATYALIAAGYQCLARNAASLAGSAHPFANQSDRLCVLALENATHNTGILGATGGQFLDLTPPDLSLSTLREVIDKKTVTLFEISFVFGWIFGGGDLEQLPLVKKSAAHFGMAFQVADDLGDMAQDLSHEHTMNFANVYGKDSAVALFHEEIEQFKQTLQELSLSSEELQALSALLIEQVNHLA